The region TTAAAAATTAAGCATACAAACATAAAGCATGGAGCCAATCACCATAGCACGTGGAAAACTTCGTTACCCCGACCACCTTTCACGGACCAATATCACATTGCACGGCCAGACGTCACGCTGCACGTCATACGGCCGTATCCCCTTTGGGACACCACCCGCGGCAAATGCATGACCGACCCCGCAGAAACTCTCCCACTAACGCCATTTGGCCGGACTCGGACCACCGGAGTTGACTTTCGCGTGGGTAGACCATTTTGGGCATCTCACTCCGCGGCTAGTACGGCATCACGCCGTCTTTCCGTACCGCGCTAGAATGCGGGGTACTtttatattgttatttgCCATGCACGGTATTTCCGGAATGTTGGGAACTGGACTTAATCTCCAACAGGAAGTGCAGAATTAGGGGTACCTGGCTGTTCTAGGCCTGACTCTTACATACAGACGCAGAGAAGCTTACATATGCATAGATAAGATAAAATGCCTGTGGGGAAATCTCGTTGGCGCAGATATTGGCGTGGAGACCAACTGTTGGAGATCCCTTGGTGGCAAATGGAATAGGGACCTggattatatataaaaggGTCTGGAGTTTCGATGTTTGGGATTTAGGATTAAgttctaattcttttagatatataaaaaataacaattaaaaataaaataaaaaaaccaCCACCACTCTTTTgagtttttttattcagaAACATTAAATAACGCTATCACTAAACAAAAAACGAAAGATCAAATTATGCCCGCTGTTGTTAAAGACACACCAACGTCTCCAACTTCCAAAGTCTGTGACTTGAAAGCTCAATTGAATAACGAGATTTCCTCGTTAAACAAGCAACAAGACAAACcagcttcttcttcttctgctGAAAGGCCAAAATCATCTCATGATTATGAACATTTGACTAATGTAGGTATTGTTCCTCAGAAACCTGTCTTGGATAGACTTCAACCAAGTTTGGTCAACCATTACAATCCTCATGTTCAAGATTTCAATGAATACAAGAGATTGTATGCACAATCCATTAACAATCCAAGAGAATTCTTTGGTACAAGAGCCAaacaatttttgaattggTCAAAACCATTTGATGAAGTTTATATGCCAGATCCAAAGACTGATTTGCcatcttttgaaaataattcttggtTCTTAAACGGTCAAATCAATGCTTGTTATAATTGTGTCGATAGACATGCATTAGAAACACCAGATAAAGTAGCCATCATTTACGAAGCTGATGAACCAGGTCAAGGTTATAGTTTAActtataaagaattattggaaCAAGTCTGTAAATTGGCTCaagttttgaaaatttccaTGGGTGTACAAAAGGGTGATACTGTTGCTGTTTATATGCCTATGATTCCACAAGCTTTGATTACCTTATTGGCCATTACAAGAATTGGTGCTGTCCATTCTGTTGTTTTTGCTGGGTTTTCTTCTAACTCTTTAAGAGATAGAATTAACGATGCTAATTCTAAAGTAGTCATTACTGCTGATGAATCCTTAAGAGGTAGTAAGATCAttgaaactaaaaaaatcgTCGACGATGCTTTGAAGGAAACTCCAAACGTGAGAAACGTTTTAGTCTATAAGCGTACCAATAATCCAAAAGTTTCTTATCAAAATGGTAGAGATTTGATTTGGAGtgaagaaatgaaaaaatacaagACTTATTGTCCATGTGAACCTGTCGATTCAGAACATCcattgtttttattatatacttCTGGTTCCACTGGTGCTCCAAAAGGTGTTCAACATTCCACCGCTGGTTATTTATTAGGTGCCTCTTTGACTATGCGTTACACTTTTGACACTCATAGAGAAGATGTTTTCTTTACTGCAGGTGATATTGGTTGGATTACTGGTCATACTTATGTCGTTTATGGTCCATTGTTATACGGTTGTACTACTGTCGTCTTCGAAGGTACTCCAGCTTATCCAAATTTCTCCAGATATTGGGATATTGTTGATACTCATAAGGTCACTCAATTTTATGTAGCTCCAACTGCTTTACGTCTATTAAAGAGAGCCGGAACTTCTTATATCGATGGGTATTCTTTGAAATCTTTGAGATGTTTAGGTTCTGTCGGTGAACCAATTGCTGCTGAAGTTTGGGAATGGTATTCTGAAAATATTGGTAAGAATGAAATTCCTATTGTCGATACTTATTGGCAAACTGAATCTGGTTCTCACTTAGTCACTCCATTGGCAGGTGGTGTCACTCCAATGAAACCAGGTTCTGCATCTTATCCATTCTTCGGTATTGACGCTGTTATTTTAGATCCAACTACTGGTCAAGAAATCAATGAAAACCATGCTGAAGGTGTTCTAGCGGTAAAACAAGCTTGGCCTTCATTTGCAAGAACCATTTGGAAAAACCATGATAGATACTTAGATACCTATTTGAATCCTTACAAAGGTTATTACTTCACAGGTGATGGTGCTGCCAGAGATAAGGATGGTTACATTTGGATCTTGGGTCGTGTCGATGATGTTGTTAATGTTTCAGGTCACAGATTATCTACTGCTGAAATTGAAGCTGCCATCATTCAAGATTCCTTAGTGGCTGAATGTGCTGTTGTTGGAtttaatgatgatttaaCTGGTCAAGCTGTTGCTGCATTTGttgttttgaaaaataaagaaaattggTCTTCTGCAAGTGATTCAGAATTATTAGACATTAAGAAGCATTTGATTTTAACTGTTCGTAAAGATATTGGTCCATTTGCTGCTCCAAAATTAATCGTCTTGGTAGATGATTTGCCAAAGACAAGATCTGGTAAGATTATGAGACGTATCTTAAGAAAGATTTTGGCCGGTGAATCCGATCAATTAGGTGATATTTCCACTTTATCTAACCCAGGTGTAGTAAAGCATTTGATCGAATCTgtcaaattataattaattaataattataattataaatagtttatctgttgtttttttatgaCCCATTACACATATTATGAATACCTTTgcttacttttttttttttcattaccCACTTTCACCCCCTCTGCATTAtctcattttatttttttatatcgTTTCAACTTGATTCTTCTTAGTTTTCCAAACAGTTGTGTTAATAGTTTCACCATtcgaaattttttattttccaacttttttttattcattcttcttatttaaactgtttatatttctatttctcTCATAAATAACACatgtataatttcaaaagaccaaaaaaaataatttcgtGTAATTTTATTACCCCACCAAATCAGGAGTTctcttaaaatattaaccACTA is a window of Henningerozyma blattae CBS 6284 chromosome 5, complete genome DNA encoding:
- the ACS1 gene encoding acetate--CoA ligase 1 (similar to Saccharomyces cerevisiae ACS1 (YAL054C); ancestral locus Anc_7.15), with translation MPAVVKDTPTSPTSKVCDLKAQLNNEISSLNKQQDKPASSSSAERPKSSHDYEHLTNVGIVPQKPVLDRLQPSLVNHYNPHVQDFNEYKRLYAQSINNPREFFGTRAKQFLNWSKPFDEVYMPDPKTDLPSFENNSWFLNGQINACYNCVDRHALETPDKVAIIYEADEPGQGYSLTYKELLEQVCKLAQVLKISMGVQKGDTVAVYMPMIPQALITLLAITRIGAVHSVVFAGFSSNSLRDRINDANSKVVITADESLRGSKIIETKKIVDDALKETPNVRNVLVYKRTNNPKVSYQNGRDLIWSEEMKKYKTYCPCEPVDSEHPLFLLYTSGSTGAPKGVQHSTAGYLLGASLTMRYTFDTHREDVFFTAGDIGWITGHTYVVYGPLLYGCTTVVFEGTPAYPNFSRYWDIVDTHKVTQFYVAPTALRLLKRAGTSYIDGYSLKSLRCLGSVGEPIAAEVWEWYSENIGKNEIPIVDTYWQTESGSHLVTPLAGGVTPMKPGSASYPFFGIDAVILDPTTGQEINENHAEGVLAVKQAWPSFARTIWKNHDRYLDTYLNPYKGYYFTGDGAARDKDGYIWILGRVDDVVNVSGHRLSTAEIEAAIIQDSLVAECAVVGFNDDLTGQAVAAFVVLKNKENWSSASDSELLDIKKHLILTVRKDIGPFAAPKLIVLVDDLPKTRSGKIMRRILRKILAGESDQLGDISTLSNPGVVKHLIESVKL